The following proteins come from a genomic window of Montipora foliosa isolate CH-2021 chromosome 2, ASM3666993v2, whole genome shotgun sequence:
- the LOC137992256 gene encoding uncharacterized protein, translated as MVNKATRRWSRAICAGFLMINEVKTLNANKTFGRSYAQWTFHLSFGLQSSELQNSSNCNMSATTLLAFLVLCIPVACAKMLPSYSSLQNSYPGNVDYGGLYSDQDIFKALNLSFSTVKDNNTCVLRMSTALNLNRGHQVKKPYYGSSKGTANNYYFFDLKKFLSYLEKMYGFPISSNTTDTFLSVPGIMFINVSHVQTSSDVCNILLWNGAGFHQGKGYLHHSSIEKVYLWPAPAGGCGINLKVEQSTCFPSKSKVELKSGKKISMNELDVGDLVKTYSKEGEVKFSPVITFLDQDVDYKGHYYTISTACGNEITLSEAHLIFKMTPTSYDIKSDFVHASQVRPGDYVDVHSRRYGRFPEMVISISVAEQRGAFAPVTEEGTMLVDNVWVSCYADLADHDLADTLMTPLKRLYGLAPHVLGPRGMYVHKYLKGVLRPIGVRIFGEETFYQNTQKKVLIEDDTSTELLLINKDDE; from the exons ATGGTGAATAAAGCCACCCGTCGATGGTCCAGAGCAATTTGCGCAGGCTTTTTAATGATTAATGAAGTTAAAACCTTGAACGCCAATAAGACATTCGGCCGTTCTTATGCTCAGTGGACATTTCATCTGAGTTTTGGACTTCAGTCATCTGAACTGCAAAATAGCTCAAACTGCAACATGAGTGCGACCACCCTTCTGGCATTTCTGGTGCTGTGCATTCCTGTGGCTTGCGCAA AAATGTTACCTTCGTATTCCAGTCTTCAAAATTCTTACCCTGGAAATGTGGATTATGGTGGATTATATAGCGACCAGGATATCTTCAAAGCCCTCAATCTTTCCTTCTCCACtgtcaaagacaacaacacgtGTGTACTGCGTATGAGCACAGCCCTGAATCTGAACCGAGGTCATCAAGTGAAAAAGCCTTACTACGGGAGCTCAAAAGGCACCGCCAATAACTATTACTTCTTTGACCTTAAAAAGTTTCTAAGTTACCTTGAAAAGATGTACGGATTTCCAATCTCATCCAATACAACAGATACTTTTCTCAGTGTACCAGGAATCATGTTCATCAACGTCTCACATGTCCAAACGTCGAGCGACGTTTGCAATATTCTGCTGTGGAATGGCGCGGGTTTTCATCAAGGGAAAGGTTATCTCCACCACTCTTCTATCGAGAAGGTTTACTTGTGGCCAGCTCCAGCTG GTGGGTGTGGCATCAATTTGAAAGTAGAACAATCCACCTGTTTCCCGTCAAAGTCAAAAGTTGAGCTAAAATCTGGAAAGAAGATTTCTATGAACGAACTCGATGTCGGCGACTTGGTCAAAACTTACTCGAAGGAGGGCGAGGTCAAGTTCAGCCCAGTGATTACGTTCCTGGACCAAGACGTTGATTACAAAG gcCACTATTACACCATTTCCACCGCGTGTGGCAATGAAATAACGCTCAGTGAAGCCCATCTTATCTTTAAGATGACTCCAACATCATATGATATCAAAAGTGACTTTGTCCATGCCTCGCAAGTGAGACCCGGTGACTACGTTGATGTTCATAGTCGTCGATATGGGCGCTTTCCTGAGATGGTGATATCGATCTCGGTTGCCGAGCAAAGGGGCGCCTTTGCACCAGTTACCGAGGAGGGTACCATGCTCGTGGATAATGTTTGGGTATCGTGTTACGCTGACCTTGCAGATCATGATTTGGCCGACACACTGATGACACCATTGAAGCGGCTCTACGGCCTTGCTCCTCATGTGTTGGGACCCAGGGGAATGTACGTCCACAAGTACCTTAAAGGAGTTCTTCGCCCCATTGGTGTGAGGATCTTTGGCGAAGAAACGTTTTATCAGAATACTCAAAAGAAGGTCTTGATTGAAGATGACACCTCCACTGAATTACTATTGATAAACAAGGACGACGAGTGA
- the LOC137992257 gene encoding transport and Golgi organization protein 2 homolog: MCIVFLYFCDEPDPNGYRLVIASNRDEVYCRPAAGAKFWDTNPNIIAGMDLKPGREGGTWLGFNRNGKFAAITNYRQAPKFVNPRAKGKGHLVSDFLQGDDDANEYLHNVRSNGDQYHGFNLLVGKLSVIGQSTVGYYCNVVEKEIKLLRPGIHALSNHVLNCSWGKMVHGRHKLAEILAKCCTKEQIISELISLLRRRQRSFSCEEDRSCFSLQDDPNDEKHMNLVDACRSIFMDYKEMNCGTRTNTVVLVDAQGHVTYVEYAMASGATDPDKAEWEESIHEFDIQDTST, encoded by the exons ATGTGTATCGTGTTCCTGTATTTTTGCGATGAACCAGACCCTAATGGTTATAGGCTCGTGATTGCATCAAACCGAGATGAGGTTTATTGCAGACCTGCAGCGGGTGCGAAGTTTTGGGACACAAATCCGAACATAATAGCAG GGATGGACTTGAAGCCTGGACGCGAGGGTGGAACGTGGCTTGGTTTTAACAGAAATGGAAAATTTGCAGCCATCACAAACTACAGGCAAGCACCAAAGTTCGTTAATCCACGTGCAAAAGGAAAAGGACATCTTGTTTCAGACTTCCTCCAAGGAGACGATGATGCAAATGAATATCTTCACAATGTTCGCTCCAACGGTGACCAATACCATGGTTTCAATCTGTTGGTCGGCAAACTATCCGTCATTGGCCAATCAACAGTGGGATATTATTGCAATGTCGTAGAAAAGGAGATCAAGTTGTTGCGCCCTGGAATTCATGCGTTGTCCAATCATGTGTTGAATTGCTCCTGGGGTAAAATGGTGCATGGTAGACATAAACTTGCCGAAATACTCGCCAAATGCTGCACGAAGGAACAGATCATCAGTGAACTGATAAGCTTATTGAGAAGGCGTCAGAG ATCTTTTAGCTGCGAGGAAGATAGAAGTTGTTTTAGTCTGCAAGATGACCCAAATGACGAGAAACACATGAACTTAGTAGATGCATGTCGATCAATCTTTATGGACTACAAAGAGATGAATTGCGGAACAAG GACAAATACAGTGGTACTGGTGGATGCTCAGGGACACGTCACGTATGTCGAGTATGCCATGGCGAGCGGTGCCACAGATCCGGACAAAGCTGAGTGGGAAGAGAGTATTCACGAATTTGACATTCAGGACACCTCCACATAA